The following proteins come from a genomic window of Methanocella conradii HZ254:
- a CDS encoding Yip1 family protein, protein MNFVERITGMITKPDETTKDIAKEPRIEEGLMVVGVYMIFSILAAYFSFSRVRYTGSIQGIEASTLAMYMMLGGVIGAIITVLIGWPIITGVAHVLSMFFGADGKFYPNMLTLIGYTAIPLIIVTIISIALTLMMPVTVYDFSQGMQAAKATYGNPITILSTIVSLLGSIWTAYMMFYAVKNGEKLDAKGALIVVGLLFIANLLLTFGSVILALLM, encoded by the coding sequence ATGAACTTTGTAGAAAGGATAACGGGAATGATCACGAAGCCAGATGAGACGACAAAAGACATTGCCAAGGAGCCCAGGATTGAGGAGGGCCTGATGGTCGTCGGAGTATACATGATATTCTCAATCCTGGCGGCATACTTCTCTTTTTCCAGGGTGAGGTATACTGGCAGCATCCAGGGGATTGAGGCCTCGACGCTGGCCATGTATATGATGCTCGGCGGAGTCATAGGTGCCATCATAACAGTTTTGATAGGATGGCCCATAATCACGGGTGTCGCTCACGTCCTGTCCATGTTTTTCGGGGCTGATGGCAAGTTTTATCCGAACATGCTAACGCTCATCGGGTATACGGCTATACCTCTCATCATAGTCACGATAATCTCCATAGCATTGACCTTGATGATGCCCGTGACCGTTTATGACTTCAGCCAGGGTATGCAGGCGGCGAAGGCCACTTATGGCAATCCGATAACTATTTTAAGCACGATTGTAAGCCTGCTGGGCTCCATCTGGACCGCATATATGATGTTTTATGCCGTAAAGAATGGCGAAAAGCTCGATGCAAAGGGCGCCCTCATAGTCGTAGGCCTGCTGTTCATCGCCAACCTGCTGCTCACCTTTGGGTCCGTCATATTGGCGCTATTGATGTGA
- a CDS encoding DHHA1 domain-containing protein has translation MKTVIFTHGDSDGLCSGALALAACGDSPVYFTNPVSVLTDIEEARGYDRIVVCDIAINLPRSAQMRDKFESLAKSSEVIYIDHHPLPPGFSAPWLFHDTGASASELTFNYFSNDLSPDMSRVAMYGAIGDYEDMTPGARRILQDWDMRSLYYQAGTLSQGIEIGRRDYEFKRGLVRQLAQNTLPSEIGMLAKNALIAARHEDEMRRRVQSEVVRMKNIAYVLDMNGCMGKAAIFARVYGKAVVGISAEYRDHRDAYDFSARGIGDVDLNIIIGDVASRNGGTGGGHPRAAGGRIPAKNMNQFLLDLDKAIGSAMEK, from the coding sequence ATGAAGACCGTTATCTTCACGCATGGGGACAGCGATGGCCTGTGCAGCGGCGCACTGGCGCTTGCAGCATGTGGCGACTCGCCCGTATATTTTACTAACCCTGTCTCTGTCTTGACCGATATCGAGGAGGCACGGGGCTATGACCGCATCGTCGTGTGCGACATAGCGATCAACCTGCCGAGGAGTGCGCAGATGAGGGATAAGTTCGAGTCCCTTGCGAAGAGTAGCGAGGTGATATACATAGACCATCACCCTCTTCCTCCAGGCTTTAGCGCTCCCTGGCTTTTTCACGATACAGGGGCGAGCGCATCTGAGCTCACTTTTAACTATTTCAGTAATGACTTGAGCCCTGATATGAGCCGGGTGGCTATGTATGGAGCCATCGGGGATTATGAGGACATGACGCCCGGCGCGCGGAGGATTCTCCAGGACTGGGATATGCGGAGCCTGTACTATCAGGCGGGCACATTGTCCCAGGGCATTGAGATCGGGCGGCGTGACTATGAGTTTAAGCGTGGGCTGGTGAGGCAGCTCGCCCAGAACACCTTGCCCTCCGAGATAGGCATGCTCGCCAAGAACGCCTTGATAGCCGCGAGACATGAGGATGAGATGAGGCGGCGCGTCCAGAGCGAGGTGGTGCGCATGAAGAATATCGCCTACGTGCTGGACATGAATGGCTGCATGGGTAAGGCCGCCATCTTTGCCCGCGTCTACGGTAAGGCCGTCGTGGGAATTTCCGCCGAGTACCGTGACCACCGGGACGCCTACGACTTCAGTGCCAGGGGAATTGGCGACGTAGATCTTAATATAATCATCGGCGACGTGGCATCGAGGAACGGCGGTACTGGCGGGGGGCACCCGCGCGCCGCCGGAGGGCGCATACCGGCCAAAAACATGAACCAATTCCTGCTCGACCTGGACAAGGCAATAGGAAGCGCCATGGAAAAATGA
- the prs gene encoding ribose-phosphate diphosphokinase produces the protein MMPIVVAGSSHPGMAHSIARALGVKARFPIVERFPDGEIHIVAPAVDGTVVYVQTMHPYPNEMLTEMEFAVDLLKEQGAERVIAVVPYLAYTRQDTRHVDGEAVAVRTMLRLLEAAGVNDILSVDIHLHRLGLEDLSAMTSIKLHEVSAVDALAKEAGRFLNKPVVVGPDSESERWAKRAAELLSSSYDVLEKRRISPKEIEIRPKTMDVKGRDVLIIDDIVSTGDTIKKVIESLRARGANKIAAAFTHGVLSGEDAAAGLYRAGADYLVSANTINNEFSRVDVGPIIAGKLKELI, from the coding sequence ATGATGCCTATAGTTGTAGCGGGCTCGAGCCACCCGGGGATGGCGCATAGCATAGCCAGGGCGCTTGGAGTTAAGGCCAGGTTTCCAATTGTGGAGAGGTTTCCCGATGGAGAGATACATATAGTTGCGCCCGCCGTCGATGGTACTGTAGTCTATGTGCAGACCATGCACCCGTACCCCAACGAGATGCTAACGGAGATGGAGTTCGCCGTGGACCTGCTAAAGGAGCAGGGGGCGGAAAGGGTTATCGCCGTGGTGCCATATTTAGCGTATACGCGGCAGGATACAAGGCATGTCGATGGAGAGGCCGTTGCCGTGAGGACGATGCTGCGATTGCTCGAGGCGGCAGGAGTCAACGATATCCTGAGCGTGGACATTCACCTGCACAGGCTTGGCCTGGAAGACCTGTCGGCCATGACCTCCATAAAGCTCCACGAGGTCAGCGCCGTGGACGCGCTGGCGAAAGAGGCGGGCAGGTTCTTGAATAAGCCAGTAGTGGTCGGCCCGGACTCCGAGTCTGAGAGGTGGGCGAAGAGGGCTGCCGAACTTTTAAGCAGCAGCTATGACGTTCTGGAGAAGCGCCGAATCTCGCCCAAGGAGATCGAGATCCGGCCTAAGACGATGGATGTGAAGGGGCGTGACGTGCTCATTATCGATGATATCGTGAGTACCGGCGATACGATAAAGAAGGTCATCGAGTCCTTGAGGGCGAGGGGCGCGAATAAAATAGCTGCGGCGTTCACGCATGGCGTGTTAAGCGGGGAGGACGCGGCCGCCGGGCTATACAGGGCGGGCGCGGACTACCTGGTATCCGCGAACACGATAAACAACGAGTTCAGCCGCGTGGACGTCGGGCCTATAATAGCGGGAAAGCTAAAGGAATTGATATGA
- a CDS encoding translation initiation factor IF-2 subunit gamma, translating into MPQPVVNIGMVGHVDHGKTTLVSALSGVWTDTHSEELKRGISIRLGYADCTFYKCKNCKEPECYTSKPECAACGSKDLEVLRTVSFVDSPGHETLMATMLSGAAIMDGAVLVIAANEPCPQPQTKEHLMALDIIGIKNVVIAQNKIDIVSREDAVKHYNQIKQFVKGTVAENAPIVPVSAQQNINIDVLIKTIEETIPTPKHDLNKPGLMQVARSFDVNRPGTQPAKLNGGVIGGTLSQGTFKVKDEIEIRPGRKVEFEGRTKWEPITTTIVKLVYGGESVEEATPGGLLAVGTKLDPSMTKSDALAGQVAGKPGTLPPVWHKFVMKTQLLERVVGVADEAAMVKSIATSEPLMLSIGTSTTIGVVTSARKDAAEVALKRPVCAEVGARIAISRRIGARWRLIGVGELTG; encoded by the coding sequence TTGCCACAACCTGTCGTTAACATCGGTATGGTGGGCCACGTCGACCACGGGAAGACGACGCTGGTGAGCGCCCTTTCCGGCGTATGGACCGACACCCATAGCGAAGAGCTGAAAAGGGGCATATCCATAAGGCTGGGGTATGCCGACTGTACCTTTTATAAGTGTAAGAACTGTAAGGAGCCGGAGTGCTACACCTCGAAGCCCGAGTGCGCGGCGTGCGGCTCGAAGGATTTAGAGGTGTTGAGGACCGTGTCCTTTGTGGACTCGCCCGGACACGAGACGCTCATGGCCACCATGCTGTCAGGGGCTGCCATCATGGACGGCGCCGTGCTGGTCATAGCGGCCAATGAGCCATGCCCCCAGCCCCAGACAAAAGAACATTTAATGGCGCTGGACATCATCGGCATAAAAAACGTGGTCATAGCGCAGAACAAGATAGATATTGTAAGCAGGGAAGATGCAGTAAAGCACTATAACCAGATAAAGCAGTTCGTGAAGGGCACCGTGGCGGAGAACGCGCCCATCGTGCCCGTCTCGGCGCAGCAGAACATCAACATCGACGTTCTGATTAAGACCATAGAGGAGACCATCCCGACCCCGAAGCACGACCTGAATAAGCCAGGACTCATGCAGGTGGCTCGCTCGTTCGACGTCAACCGCCCGGGCACTCAGCCCGCAAAGCTGAATGGAGGGGTGATAGGCGGCACCCTGTCCCAGGGCACCTTCAAGGTCAAGGATGAGATAGAGATAAGGCCGGGCAGGAAGGTCGAGTTCGAGGGCAGGACGAAGTGGGAGCCGATAACGACCACCATTGTTAAGCTCGTCTATGGGGGCGAGTCCGTGGAGGAGGCGACGCCTGGAGGGCTGCTGGCCGTTGGCACGAAGCTGGACCCGTCCATGACCAAGAGCGACGCCCTCGCCGGCCAGGTTGCCGGCAAGCCGGGCACGCTTCCACCGGTGTGGCATAAGTTCGTCATGAAGACCCAGCTGCTCGAAAGGGTGGTGGGCGTGGCGGACGAGGCGGCCATGGTCAAGTCAATTGCCACGAGCGAGCCGCTGATGCTAAGCATCGGGACGTCTACTACCATAGGCGTCGTTACCTCGGCCAGGAAGGACGCGGCCGAGGTCGCGCTGAAGCGGCCCGTGTGCGCCGAGGTGGGCGCCAGAATAGCCATCAGCAGGCGCATCGGCGCCAGGTGGAGGCTCATCGGAGTAGGGGAACTGACGGGTTGA
- a CDS encoding type II toxin-antitoxin system VapC family toxin, with protein MKVIIDTNGLMAQGQFGVDVFDELGRLGYDECVLPSAVVDELKALENKVRGADRVALAVAKSLARRCQVVEAPGEADGAIVELAKKLHAPVFTNDSELRKRLKNEGIKTIYMRSKHKLESDHM; from the coding sequence TTGAAAGTAATAATAGATACTAATGGGCTCATGGCGCAGGGGCAGTTTGGCGTGGACGTCTTCGACGAGCTTGGTAGGCTGGGCTATGACGAGTGTGTTCTCCCGTCGGCCGTGGTGGATGAGCTTAAGGCGCTTGAGAATAAGGTGAGAGGCGCTGATAGGGTCGCCCTCGCGGTCGCGAAAAGCCTTGCCCGCAGGTGCCAGGTCGTCGAAGCCCCTGGCGAGGCCGACGGAGCCATCGTAGAGCTGGCAAAAAAGCTGCATGCGCCCGTGTTCACCAACGACTCGGAGCTCAGGAAACGCCTTAAAAACGAAGGAATTAAGACCATATACATGCGTTCAAAGCATAAGCTTGAAAGCGATCACATGTGA
- a CDS encoding DNA-directed RNA polymerase has product MYRKVRLVDIIRIPPQRLEEDLEQVINETIRDKLEGRIDKALGSIVAVLDIVDIGEGHILIGDGAVYYEVTFDAIAYRPELQEIVEGVVVEIVAFGAFVSVGPIDCLVHVSQVADEFMSYDEKNARLVSKETNKSLAEGDKVRARIVAVSLNEHNPRESKIGLTMRQVALGKLEWIEEEQRRKERGEKPEKARA; this is encoded by the coding sequence ATGTACAGGAAAGTCAGGCTGGTCGACATCATCAGGATACCGCCGCAGAGGCTTGAAGAGGATCTGGAGCAGGTCATTAATGAGACTATAAGGGATAAGCTGGAGGGGCGAATTGATAAGGCGCTTGGCTCCATTGTGGCCGTCCTGGATATCGTGGATATCGGGGAGGGGCACATCCTGATAGGCGATGGGGCGGTCTACTATGAGGTTACGTTTGACGCGATAGCGTACCGCCCGGAGCTTCAGGAAATAGTGGAGGGCGTTGTGGTGGAGATAGTGGCGTTCGGGGCTTTCGTGAGCGTCGGCCCGATAGATTGCCTTGTGCACGTAAGCCAGGTGGCCGACGAGTTCATGTCTTATGACGAGAAGAACGCCCGGCTCGTGAGCAAGGAGACGAATAAGTCGCTTGCCGAGGGGGATAAGGTCCGCGCCAGGATCGTCGCGGTCAGCCTTAACGAGCACAACCCCCGCGAGAGCAAGATAGGGCTGACGATGAGGCAGGTGGCGCTGGGCAAGCTGGAGTGGATCGAGGAGGAGCAGCGCAGGAAGGAGAGGGGCGAGAAGCCGGAGAAGGCACGGGCTTAA
- a CDS encoding MBL fold metallo-hydrolase, which yields MVSKVKGPIKVAGNSYYMPATSNAGLFKGYVIDPGSVGYDDLCRDDVHSVLITHGHNDHFRHAHEFREKGARVIASKDDALLVRNPEVNVRGLFSWARPPAEMITPYFQGDACEVDLYVEDWLDSSIKSVWLPGHTLGEYGFITEDAVLYSGDSLYSKEIWSKYKLPYSIDPELCRESLIKIKGLDFDYVVPGHGDPMERDDALKAADYHLEQLDRVDEIILGLIEEPVSTESLVTRFSYKLDLYKSLNNYWLTLVMLKGHLSSLNHKGKVAYRLENYCMYWYKV from the coding sequence ATGGTTTCTAAAGTTAAGGGCCCAATCAAGGTGGCCGGCAACTCGTATTATATGCCCGCTACGAGTAACGCGGGGCTTTTCAAGGGATACGTTATAGACCCTGGCTCGGTGGGCTACGATGACCTTTGCAGGGATGACGTGCACTCCGTGCTGATAACTCACGGGCATAACGACCATTTCAGGCATGCGCACGAGTTCAGGGAGAAGGGCGCAAGGGTCATCGCCTCGAAGGACGACGCCCTTCTCGTCCGCAACCCCGAGGTGAACGTCAGGGGCCTGTTTAGCTGGGCGAGGCCGCCCGCCGAGATGATTACGCCATACTTCCAGGGCGACGCCTGCGAGGTGGACCTTTACGTTGAGGACTGGCTGGACTCGTCCATTAAATCAGTATGGCTTCCCGGCCACACGCTTGGCGAGTATGGCTTCATCACCGAGGACGCTGTCCTATATTCTGGCGACTCGCTATACTCAAAGGAGATATGGAGCAAGTATAAGCTCCCTTATAGCATAGACCCGGAGCTTTGCAGGGAGTCGCTTATAAAGATCAAGGGCCTCGACTTCGACTATGTCGTGCCCGGCCATGGGGACCCCATGGAGAGGGATGACGCCTTAAAGGCAGCCGACTACCATCTGGAACAGCTCGACAGGGTCGACGAGATCATTCTCGGCCTCATCGAGGAGCCCGTCTCCACGGAGAGCCTCGTCACCAGATTCAGCTATAAGCTTGACCTGTACAAGAGCCTTAATAACTATTGGCTTACGCTTGTCATGCTGAAGGGCCACCTTAGTAGCCTTAACCATAAGGGCAAGGTCGCCTATAGGCTTGAGAACTATTGCATGTACTGGTATAAAGTATAA
- the cfbA gene encoding sirohydrochlorin nickelochelatase yields the protein MEKSEKFGLLIVGHGSSQPYNKQLIQEVADKLSKKMPDAVTRIGFMNINKPSIKDALDSFVGTGVKKIVVFPLFLAKGVHTTEDVPGLIGLGEGQRRISYNGFDIVYADPLGSDDLIAELSAKRIMEAYRLFH from the coding sequence ATGGAAAAAAGTGAAAAGTTCGGCCTGCTGATCGTGGGGCACGGAAGCTCCCAGCCCTATAACAAGCAGCTCATACAGGAAGTCGCTGACAAGCTTTCCAAAAAGATGCCCGATGCGGTCACCCGGATAGGGTTCATGAACATCAACAAGCCATCCATAAAGGACGCCCTGGACAGCTTTGTGGGGACAGGGGTAAAGAAGATAGTGGTATTCCCGCTGTTTTTGGCTAAGGGCGTGCACACGACGGAGGACGTGCCAGGCCTCATCGGGCTGGGGGAAGGCCAAAGGCGGATATCTTACAACGGCTTCGATATAGTGTACGCGGACCCGCTGGGCTCAGACGACCTCATAGCCGAGCTATCTGCAAAGCGTATCATGGAAGCTTATCGCCTATTTCATTAA
- the cfbE gene encoding coenzyme F430 synthase → MGTAYGVLDINHGGLLLAERLRGMGYDAFAVDVYGTRRDVSSGVPVLKPDEVKGFDALAAPVHMPLIPLLQRAYAEQKAVYTHHELTGLIIRQTGLLNCKCIEVTGTYGKTTTCAILARMFPQEDVLLHNSMGLFFNGERLGRLSITPANIIKALEVAAEKKPTLCIFEVSLGLCGIGDVSVITTLDRDYPIAGGSLMASDAKLRATKGLKQGGVLVCDASIKIDMKRLAFGRGGDVFYAQDGRVRYRLPDKDGWIRIRFSGGFDGASYRGPALCAIATALAMGASPEDITSAFEGFEGVEGRMKFSTLQGRVLLDNSNSGLNIKGVERALDAVEEDEGWKVLVIGEEAYNVCDGLDPAKVSEILGDPRVDEAILVGDRMRIGGHAHAGSLEEGLAMALEKTSPGDTIISCVKTWR, encoded by the coding sequence ATGGGAACGGCCTATGGCGTGCTGGACATAAACCACGGCGGCCTGCTGCTGGCGGAGCGGCTCCGCGGCATGGGATATGACGCCTTCGCCGTAGACGTCTACGGCACTAGAAGGGACGTTAGCTCTGGCGTGCCCGTGCTCAAGCCTGACGAGGTGAAAGGCTTCGACGCTCTCGCGGCCCCGGTGCATATGCCCCTCATCCCCCTCCTCCAGAGGGCATATGCGGAGCAAAAGGCCGTTTACACGCACCATGAGCTGACGGGCCTCATCATACGGCAGACGGGCCTGCTGAATTGTAAATGCATAGAGGTGACGGGGACATACGGTAAGACCACGACATGCGCCATTTTAGCCCGTATGTTCCCCCAGGAAGACGTGCTGCTGCATAACAGCATGGGTTTATTCTTTAATGGCGAGCGACTGGGCAGGCTGAGCATAACGCCAGCGAACATAATCAAAGCGCTCGAGGTAGCGGCGGAAAAAAAGCCGACTCTGTGCATATTCGAGGTGTCCCTGGGGCTGTGCGGCATAGGGGACGTAAGCGTCATAACTACGCTGGACAGGGATTATCCAATAGCGGGCGGCTCGCTCATGGCGAGCGACGCCAAGCTTCGCGCTACTAAGGGCTTAAAGCAAGGCGGAGTTCTCGTATGCGATGCCTCTATTAAAATTGATATGAAGAGGCTGGCCTTCGGCCGGGGCGGGGACGTCTTTTACGCCCAGGACGGCCGGGTGCGGTATCGCCTGCCGGATAAAGATGGATGGATCAGGATAAGGTTTTCGGGCGGGTTCGATGGCGCCTCATACAGGGGCCCTGCCCTCTGCGCCATTGCTACAGCCCTGGCGATGGGCGCAAGCCCGGAAGATATTACTAGCGCCTTCGAGGGGTTTGAGGGCGTCGAGGGCCGCATGAAGTTCTCGACGCTCCAGGGCCGGGTCCTGCTCGATAACTCTAACTCTGGCCTGAATATTAAGGGGGTGGAGCGGGCCCTCGATGCCGTCGAAGAAGACGAGGGCTGGAAGGTGCTGGTCATCGGCGAGGAAGCATACAACGTGTGCGATGGCCTGGACCCGGCGAAGGTATCAGAGATTTTAGGCGACCCGAGGGTCGATGAGGCGATCCTGGTGGGCGACAGGATGCGCATAGGCGGCCACGCGCACGCGGGAAGCCTGGAAGAAGGCCTGGCGATGGCGCTGGAAAAGACCTCGCCGGGCGATACCATTATTAGCTGCGTGAAGACATGGAGGTGA
- the cfbD gene encoding Ni-sirohydrochlorin a,c-diamide reductive cyclase catalytic subunit, which yields MENVERIIQPRPSSIVAALYTLRDLDTDVAILHGPPGCCFKHSRLLEEDGMRVVTTAMCDSDYVFGGHDLLVDVLKKVMSRFHPGRVGIVGTCASMIIGENFHRAVEEVGPGVPVIEVEIHAGYSDNTHGAIVTLEAAHAVGLIDEGELERQKRMLLLATELEKKSGAASRDYIEPSRGDLKYKAASRLLELMRQGKRGVSVLNAKKETAYMFADVNLAVCQAASAVGAPVPVTIANLDASVGLPRIRRYAATIMAQLKENGVQVDHITGGLDEYPLTGENAGRIITERYSSYDYVVLSGVPHAIPYEAIKGMEIFSITNGPRQVEPLKAIGHQHVMVEVDLHPKTLGVRGMVESEFGETLRSML from the coding sequence ATGGAGAATGTAGAAAGGATTATCCAGCCAAGGCCCAGCTCAATAGTGGCCGCGCTCTATACGCTGCGTGACCTGGACACGGACGTGGCGATCCTTCACGGCCCTCCAGGGTGCTGCTTCAAGCACTCGCGCCTCCTGGAGGAGGATGGCATGCGCGTGGTCACCACGGCGATGTGTGACTCAGACTACGTCTTTGGCGGCCACGACCTGCTGGTCGACGTGCTAAAAAAGGTGATGAGCCGCTTTCATCCAGGTAGAGTGGGCATAGTGGGCACCTGTGCCAGCATGATAATCGGGGAGAATTTTCACCGTGCCGTCGAGGAAGTCGGGCCGGGAGTCCCTGTAATCGAGGTGGAGATACATGCGGGCTATAGCGATAACACTCATGGCGCCATAGTTACGCTGGAGGCGGCGCACGCCGTCGGGCTTATAGACGAGGGCGAGCTTGAGAGGCAAAAGAGGATGCTCCTGCTCGCCACCGAGCTAGAGAAGAAGTCGGGGGCCGCCAGCAGGGACTACATCGAGCCATCCCGAGGAGATCTAAAGTATAAGGCCGCCAGCAGGCTGCTAGAGCTGATGAGGCAGGGCAAAAGGGGCGTCTCAGTACTGAACGCGAAGAAGGAGACGGCCTACATGTTTGCCGACGTCAACCTGGCGGTGTGCCAGGCTGCAAGTGCTGTTGGCGCGCCCGTGCCGGTCACCATCGCCAACCTGGACGCTAGCGTTGGCCTGCCCCGCATCCGAAGGTATGCGGCCACGATAATGGCACAATTAAAAGAGAATGGGGTGCAGGTCGACCACATCACCGGGGGCCTCGACGAGTACCCGCTCACGGGCGAAAACGCCGGCCGCATCATCACGGAAAGATATTCAAGCTACGATTACGTGGTGCTCTCAGGGGTGCCCCACGCCATCCCGTACGAGGCCATAAAGGGCATGGAAATATTCTCAATCACAAACGGGCCCCGCCAGGTGGAGCCGCTGAAAGCCATAGGCCACCAGCACGTCATGGTAGAGGTGGACCTTCACCCCAAGACGCTGGGCGTCAGGGGCATGGTCGAGTCAGAGTTCGGGGAGACGCTGAGGAGCATGCTATGA
- the cfbC gene encoding Ni-sirohydrochlorin a,c-diamide reductive cyclase ATP-dependent reductase subunit produces the protein MKKHLAIYGKGGIGKSSTASNVAAAMGEKGIKVMLIGCDPKSDSSITLLGGRRIPTIMDTLRKKGKIEESEVVFEGFNGVVCAEVGGPEPGVGCAGRGIIVAVQALQKVSRAMKASDVIIYDVPGDIVCGGFAVPITKGMVREAYIITSGEYMPLYAANNICRGLKTLNTPLSGVICNEREAEREREIVERFASALGVPMLAYIPRDKVVQECERAGKSVIEGSPRSAMADIYRRLAMRMLTEKDKKVPEALEDEDLRKLTQ, from the coding sequence ATGAAAAAGCATCTGGCCATATACGGCAAGGGCGGCATAGGTAAGTCTTCGACCGCCTCAAACGTGGCGGCTGCAATGGGCGAAAAAGGCATAAAGGTCATGCTCATAGGGTGCGACCCGAAGAGCGATTCCTCGATAACGCTCCTGGGCGGCCGCCGGATACCAACCATAATGGATACGCTCAGGAAAAAGGGTAAGATTGAGGAGAGCGAGGTCGTATTCGAGGGCTTCAACGGCGTCGTTTGCGCCGAGGTTGGAGGCCCCGAGCCAGGCGTGGGGTGCGCGGGCAGGGGCATCATCGTGGCAGTACAGGCGCTACAAAAGGTAAGCAGGGCCATGAAGGCCTCGGACGTAATAATATATGACGTGCCAGGTGACATCGTGTGCGGCGGGTTCGCCGTGCCCATCACGAAGGGCATGGTCAGAGAAGCGTATATCATAACGTCTGGCGAGTATATGCCATTGTACGCGGCGAACAACATCTGCAGGGGGCTTAAAACGCTTAACACTCCGCTTTCGGGCGTCATATGCAACGAGCGGGAGGCGGAGCGTGAAAGGGAGATTGTCGAAAGGTTCGCCTCAGCGCTTGGCGTGCCCATGCTCGCCTACATACCCAGGGATAAGGTGGTGCAGGAGTGCGAGCGGGCGGGGAAGAGCGTGATCGAGGGAAGCCCGCGCTCTGCGATGGCCGACATCTATCGAAGGCTTGCCATGCGCATGCTAACGGAAAAGGATAAAAAGGTTCCGGAAGCATTAGAAGACGAAGACCTGAGGAAGCTAACCCAATGA
- the cfbB gene encoding Ni-sirohydrochlorin a,c-diamide synthase, with protein MMTMPRIILAGDRSSAGKTTISTGLMSILHESGLKVQPFKVGLDYIDPSYHSLVTGRQGENLDGFLMSGEAIVEAFQHSAEGADIAIIEGVRGLYEGLEAVSDVGSTAQIAKILKAPVILVVDAQSITRSTAAIVKGYKDFDKGINFKGVILNKVGSERHAEKARTAIEKYTGVEVLGAIPRNKGMSLTMRHLGLIPAREGASRVGDFEARISKIKAIIKEHVNIDRLVEIAKAAPRLKARKQSIFIKENDAGVRIGVALDEAFNFYYKDNVDLLTLKGAEVVYFSPLHDREIPDVDGLMIGGGYPEFFAGELSDNSSMRKSIAEASANGMPIYAECGGMMYLVRALEDENGKRYDMVGAMDGVASMKHIRHIGYVAGQFEKDTPIGAKGSFFKGHEFHYSIITDIPPDAKFAYRMDRGIGIKDGMDGMMVNNTLGSYTHLHAASYVPFAKKFVESCVEYKEQ; from the coding sequence ATGATGACGATGCCGAGGATCATCCTTGCGGGCGACCGGAGCTCAGCGGGAAAGACGACGATCTCCACAGGATTGATGTCCATCCTTCATGAGAGCGGCCTGAAGGTTCAGCCCTTCAAGGTGGGGCTAGACTATATAGACCCCAGCTATCATTCCTTGGTCACGGGCAGGCAGGGGGAGAACCTAGACGGGTTCCTGATGTCTGGCGAGGCCATCGTCGAGGCGTTCCAGCACTCGGCGGAGGGCGCTGACATCGCCATAATCGAGGGAGTCAGGGGCCTATACGAGGGCCTCGAAGCCGTCTCGGACGTCGGCTCCACGGCGCAGATAGCAAAGATACTCAAGGCCCCTGTGATACTCGTCGTGGACGCCCAGAGCATCACCAGGAGCACGGCGGCCATCGTCAAGGGATATAAGGACTTCGATAAAGGCATAAATTTTAAGGGCGTCATCTTAAACAAGGTCGGCAGCGAGCGCCACGCTGAGAAGGCAAGGACCGCCATCGAGAAGTACACGGGCGTCGAGGTTCTGGGCGCCATCCCGCGGAACAAGGGGATGAGCCTTACGATGAGGCACCTTGGGCTGATACCTGCCAGGGAGGGCGCGTCGAGGGTGGGCGATTTCGAGGCGCGCATAAGCAAGATTAAGGCGATCATAAAGGAACACGTGAATATCGACCGGTTAGTGGAGATCGCTAAAGCGGCGCCGAGACTGAAGGCCCGTAAGCAGAGCATATTCATAAAGGAAAATGACGCCGGCGTGCGCATCGGAGTGGCGCTGGACGAGGCGTTCAACTTCTACTATAAGGATAACGTGGACCTTTTGACCTTAAAGGGCGCAGAGGTGGTATACTTCAGCCCCTTACATGATCGTGAGATCCCCGACGTGGATGGCCTCATGATAGGAGGCGGGTATCCGGAGTTCTTCGCTGGCGAGCTTTCCGATAACAGCTCCATGCGTAAGTCCATCGCCGAGGCCTCCGCGAACGGGATGCCCATATACGCCGAGTGCGGGGGCATGATGTACCTCGTGAGGGCGCTGGAGGACGAGAATGGCAAGCGCTATGACATGGTGGGAGCAATGGATGGCGTCGCCTCCATGAAACACATAAGGCACATCGGCTACGTGGCAGGCCAGTTCGAGAAGGACACGCCCATCGGAGCTAAAGGCTCTTTCTTTAAGGGCCACGAGTTCCATTATTCTATTATCACCGACATCCCGCCGGATGCGAAGTTTGCCTACAGGATGGATAGGGGCATCGGCATCAAGGACGGCATGGATGGCATGATGGTCAACAACACCCTGGGCTCTTACACTCACCTGCATGCCGCCTCTTATGTGCCTTTTGCAAAAAAATTCGTAGAGTCATGCGTCGAGTATAAGGAGCAATGA